The Spirosoma oryzicola region TGTCGCCAACAATCGCCAGCGACTCCCCTTTGTGTAGATTAAAGGAGATGTTTTGCAAGCCCCAAAACTCCGTTTTACGAAGGTGTCCGTTGTCTTGGGTTTTAGGGCGTCTGTAAGGAGTAAGATCCTTGGCAACATCTTTCACGCCGTACCAAAGCGACCGGCGAAATGATGTACTAAACTTTTTAGAAAGATTATCGACGGAGAGTATAGGTACGGTATTCATTGACTAATCTAATAGTAAAAACCTGATTCTCGGCGAAAGAATTTACAAACGAACAATCAGGTGCGGACGGGCCAATCGATAGAGCAACCAACTCGCCAACAAAAGTAAACATGATCCGAGAGCAACTAGTGTAAACCCGGTCGAGGGTTGAATTACCCCCATCAATAACCAATCGCGGGTGGTCGTGAGCAGTGGCGTTACCGGATTCCAGGCAATGATCGATGCCATTGATGCTGGGGGACTATACACGATGGGTGTTATCAGGAACCATAGATTAATGACAACCGGCAAGGCATTAGCAATGTCGGCATAAAGCAAACCGATCGGTGCCAGCAAATAGCCCAATCCCAATCCGAAAATAACCAGTACGGCGAGTCCTAGTGGGGCCAATAGCATGGTCGCGTGCCAGGGCATCTGGAAAGCAATCAGCACGATGAGCAGTATCAGCATCCGAACCGAACTATTGAACAGCACAGCCCCCAGCCCGGCCACAACAAACGCTTCGTGAGGAACCCGTACTTTCGAAATGGTTGAACGGGCCTGCTGGAGCTGTTGCAGGGGGCAGTTGAGAGCCTCTACAAAGCCCTGCCAGAGAAACAACCCCGTCAGCACGAAAACCGGGTAGGGAACCGACGACGTTAGTCCTTTCAGTACTTTCGCCTGACCTAAATACATCCAGACCAGTCCCGTAACCAGCGGAGGCAACACCATCCAAACGTATCCGAGCAGATTCTGACGTACCTGGACTTTCAGGTTACGGACGAATAACTGCCAGCCGACGTGATACACAATGCGCATATCGGCTTTGATTTCGCCCAAAAAACGGCGGGGTGTCAGCAAGGGCGAATGCGCTGAGTAAATAGTTTCGGTCATTGGTTGTAAATTACAAGCTGTTTACTTCTATTCACATTCGGTTAACATTTCGAATCGGCGTCAATGGGTCAGCCTTTCGTATCGTCTCTTCGTCGCATGGGTGCGCAGATAAACGTATTGGTTCGCGCCAGAGAATGGTGGGGCTACAAGTTTTCGCCCCTGCTGGCTACCGCTTACGCCACTACGTATCTGACCGGTACCTCACTTTGGTCGTTGCTGCCGTGTCTGCTGATTCTGCTGCTGGCCCTGACCGTTGGCGCCGTTTACGTCAGCCTGATCAACGACTGGACCGACCGGGCCATCGACCGGGCCGCTGGCAAAAGCAACCGCCTGGCCGATAAGTCTACCTCGTTTGTCTGGTCAGCCCTGGGCCTCTGTCTGGCAACAGGACTGGCATTCGGGTGTTACTTCTGGACCATTGCTCCGGCGGTCAGTCTTTGGTACTCGGGTGCGTGGATCGCTTATTCGCTGTATTCGATTCCTCCGTTCCGGTTAAAAACCCGAAGTTTTGCCGGTGTGCTGGCCGACGCAGCGGGTGCGCATCTGTTCCCTCAGCTATTCACAGTAGCTTTGATCAGTCACTGGGTAGGCCACACGGTCCCGGACGGCTGGTGGTGGGCCATCGGCGTCTGGTCGCTGGCCTGTGGCATTCGCAACATTCTCTGGCATGTACTCAGTGACGTGGTAGCCGACCGACAGGCGGGTATCAACACCTTTGTTACGCACGTTGGTGAAGTTACCGCTCAACGACTGGGTCAATGGGTTATTTTTCCGGTTGAAGTAACGGCCTTTGCCGTACTACTGATTTTACTGGCTAATCCAGCGGCCCTAATCGCTTTGGCTCTGCACGTAATTCAGGAGTTCATGCGCCGGAAGCTATGGAACGTCCGTCTATATGTACTAGCGCCTAACCAGCGTATCATGCTGAACGAGTACTATATTACGTACTATCCGCTGGCAATTCTACTGACTCAGAGCGCCCGCTATCCCGTCGATATGGCGGTACTGGTGCTACACTTACTTCTCTTTGGTAGTCACCTGTCCGATTCCCTCCGGAACGCGTATCACATTGCGGGGCATCTGCGCCATCGTCTGCTTCGTTAGTGAGCGCAAGGGGCTTGAAACTTAATCGCTTCTGAAGATGCTCCCGGCTCCAGACCGCCAGCTCCTGACTAACCCGGTACGGGGCCAGTTGAAAAGCAATGCCTAAGTGACGCAAAACGACCGAAGAGGCTACCGATTTTTTCCAGCTAAAGTAAGCGAAGGTAAAGTGATGCATAGCCAACCGCCGACGAAAAATGCGTTTCTCGACCGGAGTCAACTGATGTTTGAAGCGATTCAGCAGGACCTGCTCATCGTGAAAGCCAACGTCGGGAATTATAAGGGTGTGATCACGGCAGTCCCAGATGTTTGTTTCATGAATATGCTTCGTCCAGTGCGGTATCGGCATAAACGCTGAGCGGCAGGGACGGTTGATCACCATATCCAGGAGCATACACCAGTCGTCGGCAATGCGCATCTGTCGATTCCACGAACCCGGAAACGAACTCCGACGAATGATCAGCGAAGACGACGGGGATGGACAGTTTTCGATCATTATGCGCCGGTTCTGGCTGGGACTCAGCAGCCACCATCCATTATCTGTTTGGGTACAGAACCGTTTACGCTGTTCGGGTAATAGCAGATTGTGCGCATAGCCGGTGCAATCGTTGCTGGTTCGCCAACTCGCAAATACAAAGTCCAGCTGATGTTTCTGCAACATCGCCATACCGTTGGCCAGAAAATCAGGGTGCCACTCATCATCGGAATCGAGCGAGGCTATGTATTCGCCCCGGCAGTACTGAAGACCCTGGGTGCGGGCAGCGGCCTGTCCCTGGTTAGGCTGGTAATAGTATTCGATGTCGTCAATGTCGGCCAACCGCTCTTTTGTACCATCTGCTGACCCATCGTCAATAACAATAATTTGCCAGGGCGAATAGGTTTGCGCGCGTACACTACGCAGTGCTCTTTCAATGAGGTGTCCTCGGTTATAAGTAGGAATAATAATCGATACAAGCGGCTGACTCATTGGAGAACAAGATTAGGAGCCGGTTCGGTGTGGTTAACCAGCTGAAGAAGTTGATGGCCAAATTGCTCGATGGCATCGGCCGGCACCCGATCGAGTGCATATTGTCGCGCCCGAGCGCCCATCTGGGGCCAGTCGGCCAATCGTTGCCAGGCCCGTTCGAGCGCATCATCAATAGCGTCTGCGGTAGGCGTGGCTGCCAGGAATCCCGTCTCGTTATCCGTTAACAGTTCGGCGACGCCACCAACGTTGGTTACTATCGAGGGGCGGCTGCAAAGCATCGTTTCAACCATAGCGAGTGGTAAGCCTTCGCTACGCGATGGTAGTATCAGCGCATGGTGTGTTTGCCAGATAACAGCAGGATTAGGTACGTGACCGGCAAAATGCGTTCGGTCGGCTATATTCAGAAAGCGGGTAAGTTCCTCGACGGCCTGCCGATGGGGTCCGGCTCCAAA contains the following coding sequences:
- a CDS encoding ABC transporter permease, whose protein sequence is MTETIYSAHSPLLTPRRFLGEIKADMRIVYHVGWQLFVRNLKVQVRQNLLGYVWMVLPPLVTGLVWMYLGQAKVLKGLTSSVPYPVFVLTGLFLWQGFVEALNCPLQQLQQARSTISKVRVPHEAFVVAGLGAVLFNSSVRMLILLIVLIAFQMPWHATMLLAPLGLAVLVIFGLGLGYLLAPIGLLYADIANALPVVINLWFLITPIVYSPPASMASIIAWNPVTPLLTTTRDWLLMGVIQPSTGFTLVALGSCLLLLASWLLYRLARPHLIVRL
- a CDS encoding UbiA family prenyltransferase, coding for MGQPFVSSLRRMGAQINVLVRAREWWGYKFSPLLATAYATTYLTGTSLWSLLPCLLILLLALTVGAVYVSLINDWTDRAIDRAAGKSNRLADKSTSFVWSALGLCLATGLAFGCYFWTIAPAVSLWYSGAWIAYSLYSIPPFRLKTRSFAGVLADAAGAHLFPQLFTVALISHWVGHTVPDGWWWAIGVWSLACGIRNILWHVLSDVVADRQAGINTFVTHVGEVTAQRLGQWVIFPVEVTAFAVLLILLANPAALIALALHVIQEFMRRKLWNVRLYVLAPNQRIMLNEYYITYYPLAILLTQSARYPVDMAVLVLHLLLFGSHLSDSLRNAYHIAGHLRHRLLR